A region of Mesorhizobium sp. M3A.F.Ca.ET.080.04.2.1 DNA encodes the following proteins:
- a CDS encoding glucose 1-dehydrogenase encodes MRNASLFDLSGRKALITGASRGIGRGIAEALSAAGADVAVTARDLASLDATKRAIHDAGGVAHAIALDVTDVARCRAATDEAVGLLGGLDILVNNAGMEEVRPSLDVDEALWDRIVDTNLKGAFFCSQAAARHMRDAGRPGAIINLCSLTSEVGIPTAVPYGSSKSGLLGMTRALAAEWANLGIRVNAIAPGYFRTAMTEVFYADEAWQQSMLAKIPQHRFGLLSDLHGIAVFLASDAAAYITGQSIPVDGGFLASI; translated from the coding sequence ATGCGCAATGCTTCCCTTTTCGATCTCTCGGGCAGGAAAGCGCTCATCACCGGCGCAAGTCGCGGCATCGGGCGCGGCATTGCCGAGGCGCTCAGCGCGGCTGGCGCCGACGTCGCCGTCACCGCGCGCGATCTCGCCTCCCTCGACGCGACGAAGCGGGCCATTCATGACGCCGGCGGGGTTGCGCATGCCATTGCCCTGGACGTCACGGATGTCGCCCGGTGCCGCGCGGCGACTGACGAAGCCGTTGGCCTGCTCGGCGGTCTCGATATTCTCGTCAACAATGCCGGCATGGAAGAGGTCCGGCCCTCGCTGGACGTCGACGAAGCACTTTGGGACAGGATCGTCGACACCAATCTCAAAGGCGCATTCTTCTGCTCCCAGGCGGCCGCCCGGCATATGAGGGACGCCGGACGGCCCGGTGCCATCATCAATCTCTGCTCGCTGACCTCCGAGGTCGGAATTCCAACGGCCGTGCCCTATGGCTCGTCAAAATCCGGGCTGCTCGGCATGACGCGTGCGCTGGCGGCGGAATGGGCGAATCTGGGGATCAGGGTCAACGCCATCGCTCCTGGTTATTTCAGGACCGCGATGACCGAGGTGTTCTACGCCGACGAGGCTTGGCAGCAGTCCATGCTTGCCAAGATCCCGCAGCATCGTTTCGGCCTGCTGTCGGATCTGCATGGCATTGCCGTGTTTCTCGCTTCGGACGCGGCGGCATACATAACCGGACAGTCCATCCCGGTGGATGGGGGCTTTCTCGCCTCGATTTGA
- the nadA gene encoding quinolinate synthase NadA, translating to MAISLPSAASLYDRVRRVIPPIEWPAFAEDIDAILALKRERNAVILAHNYQTPEIFHCVADIVGDSLALARKAMSVDADVIVLAGVHFMAETAKLLNPGKTVLIPDPGAGCSLADSITASDVRLMRQRYPGVPVVTYINTSAAVKAESDICCTSGNALAIVESLGTPRAIMLPDEYLAKNIAAQTKVDIIAWKGHCEVHERFTPADIRELREAHPGVTVLAHPECPPEVVAEADFAGSTAAMSDYVGRHKPARVVLMTECSMSDNVAVEHPDVDFVRPCNLCPHMKRITLANIRTALEEDRHIVTIDPDVAERARQAVERMLAI from the coding sequence ATGGCCATTTCACTGCCTTCCGCCGCGTCGCTTTACGATCGTGTTCGGCGGGTCATTCCCCCCATCGAATGGCCGGCGTTCGCCGAGGATATCGACGCCATCCTGGCGCTGAAGCGCGAGCGCAACGCGGTCATCCTGGCGCACAACTACCAGACGCCGGAAATCTTCCACTGCGTGGCCGACATCGTCGGCGACAGCCTGGCGCTCGCGCGCAAGGCGATGTCGGTCGATGCTGACGTTATCGTGCTCGCCGGCGTGCACTTCATGGCCGAGACCGCGAAGCTGCTCAATCCCGGCAAGACCGTGCTCATTCCGGATCCCGGCGCCGGCTGCTCGCTGGCCGACTCCATCACCGCCTCGGACGTGCGCCTGATGCGGCAGCGCTACCCCGGCGTTCCGGTCGTGACCTACATCAACACCTCCGCCGCCGTGAAGGCCGAGTCCGATATCTGCTGCACCTCGGGCAATGCACTGGCGATCGTTGAATCGCTCGGCACGCCGCGCGCGATCATGCTGCCCGACGAGTATCTGGCGAAGAACATCGCGGCGCAGACGAAGGTCGACATCATCGCCTGGAAGGGGCACTGCGAGGTGCATGAGCGCTTCACGCCCGCCGACATACGCGAGCTGCGCGAGGCGCACCCAGGCGTCACGGTGCTTGCCCATCCCGAGTGCCCGCCGGAGGTCGTCGCCGAAGCGGATTTCGCGGGCTCGACGGCGGCGATGTCCGACTATGTCGGACGGCACAAGCCGGCGCGCGTCGTGCTGATGACCGAATGCTCGATGAGCGACAACGTCGCCGTCGAGCACCCGGACGTGGATTTCGTGCGCCCCTGCAACCTCTGTCCGCACATGAAGCGCATCACGCTTGCCAACATCCGCACCGCGCTCGAGGAGGACCGTCACATCGTGACCATCGATCCAGACGTCGCCGAGCGGGCACGACAAGCCGTTGAGCGGATGCTCGCCATATGA
- a CDS encoding L-aspartate oxidase: MTIHHLHGRPVIIGGGIAALITALHLAPEPVVLISRASLGEETSSTLAQGGLAASLGNDDSPHLHLADTLAAGDGLCDEAAARRVVEAAPTAVEFLARLGVAFDRAPDGSLRFGLEAAHSRRRIVHAGGDATGRELIRALTAAVRRTPSITMLEGVEVRQLFVEESEVTGVLAVGNSEAVSLSTNRVVIATGGIGGLFDHTTNPLDSFGQGLALAARAGAELADLEFVQFHPTALDGPRRPMPLVSEAVRGEGAVLVDERGCRFLADTPGAELAPRDVVARGLWRQFDAGHRVFLDARQCLGPRFAERFPAIAALCRESGIDPAVEPIPVRPAAHYHMGGIAVDAEGRSSLRGLWACGEVARSGLHGANRLASNSLIEAVVSAAWVAASVAAASPGAPKRLRPAIVPRRPDATRIRPIASRALGIERDGETLREAAKALAPIAVGHDATSDPALVALMITIAALRREESRGSHFRIDFSRRDARSRSLRLTMGEAFEAAALFSETISDTATQVGRRA; encoded by the coding sequence ATGACCATCCACCACCTCCACGGTCGGCCGGTCATCATCGGCGGTGGCATTGCCGCCCTGATAACGGCGCTTCATCTGGCCCCGGAACCGGTCGTCCTCATATCAAGGGCCTCGCTGGGAGAAGAAACCTCCAGCACGCTTGCCCAGGGCGGACTCGCGGCGAGCCTTGGGAACGACGACAGCCCACACCTGCACCTTGCCGACACGCTCGCAGCCGGCGACGGGCTTTGCGACGAAGCGGCGGCAAGGCGCGTCGTCGAGGCGGCTCCGACAGCCGTCGAATTTCTTGCGCGCTTGGGTGTTGCATTCGACCGTGCGCCTGACGGTTCGTTGCGGTTTGGGCTCGAAGCCGCGCATTCGCGCCGCCGGATCGTGCACGCCGGCGGCGACGCCACCGGCCGCGAGCTGATCCGCGCGCTGACGGCTGCCGTGCGGCGGACACCGTCGATCACCATGCTGGAAGGCGTGGAGGTTCGACAGCTCTTTGTCGAAGAGAGCGAAGTCACCGGCGTGCTTGCGGTCGGAAACAGCGAAGCCGTCTCGCTTTCGACAAACCGCGTGGTGATCGCGACCGGGGGCATAGGCGGCCTGTTCGACCATACGACAAACCCGCTCGACTCGTTCGGCCAAGGTCTGGCGCTTGCCGCGCGTGCCGGCGCCGAACTCGCCGATCTCGAATTCGTCCAGTTCCATCCGACCGCACTCGATGGCCCGCGGCGCCCGATGCCGCTGGTGAGTGAAGCGGTGCGGGGCGAAGGCGCGGTGCTCGTCGACGAGAGAGGCTGCCGTTTCCTCGCCGATACGCCGGGCGCAGAGTTGGCGCCGCGCGATGTCGTGGCGCGCGGCTTGTGGCGGCAGTTTGACGCCGGGCATCGCGTGTTCCTCGACGCGCGGCAGTGCCTCGGGCCGAGATTCGCCGAGCGCTTTCCCGCGATCGCGGCGCTCTGCCGCGAGTCCGGCATCGATCCTGCGGTGGAGCCGATCCCCGTACGGCCGGCGGCGCATTATCATATGGGCGGCATCGCTGTGGATGCTGAGGGCCGCAGTTCGCTTCGCGGGCTGTGGGCCTGCGGCGAAGTTGCCCGAAGCGGGCTGCATGGCGCCAACCGGCTCGCGAGCAACTCGCTGATTGAGGCTGTGGTTTCGGCCGCTTGGGTGGCGGCAAGCGTCGCGGCCGCGTCGCCTGGCGCGCCGAAACGGCTGAGGCCGGCGATCGTGCCGCGGCGGCCGGACGCCACGCGCATCCGCCCGATCGCCTCGCGTGCGCTCGGCATCGAGCGCGACGGCGAGACGCTGCGCGAAGCAGCAAAGGCCCTCGCGCCGATTGCGGTTGGCCATGATGCCACATCAGACCCCGCCCTGGTCGCACTGATGATCACAATTGCTGCCCTTCGCCGCGAGGAAAGCCGGGGCTCGCACTTCCGGATTGATTTCTCGCGACGCGATGCTCGGTCGCGATCGCTGCGGTTGACGATGGGCGAGGCGTTCGAGGCGGCCGCGCTATTTTCAGAGACGATTTCCGACACCGCGACGCAAGTCGGCAGGAGGGCTTGA
- the nadC gene encoding carboxylating nicotinate-nucleotide diphosphorylase has product MTLTPLPRVMVEPLVRAALLEDLGRAGDITTDAIVPADATATMVLAARQPGVIAGLDMAALAFELMDPRTEVAIVLADGSAAAAGDVVATVHGPARALLTAERTALNLLCHLSGIATQTAAIVDAVRGTKATIVCTRKTTPGLRALEKYAVRAGGGANHRFGLGDAVLIKDNHIALAGDMRTAIDRARAAAGHMVKIEVEVDTLDQLDIALAAGVDAVLLDNMSVEQLTEAVAMVGGRAITEASGRVTAQTAPAIAATGVDLISVGWITHSAPILDIGLDCR; this is encoded by the coding sequence ATGACGCTGACGCCGCTGCCGCGCGTGATGGTCGAGCCGCTGGTGCGGGCCGCGCTGCTCGAGGATCTGGGACGCGCCGGGGATATCACCACCGACGCCATCGTTCCGGCGGATGCCACCGCGACGATGGTGCTCGCGGCAAGACAGCCGGGCGTGATTGCCGGGCTCGATATGGCCGCCCTTGCCTTCGAACTGATGGATCCCAGGACCGAGGTCGCGATTGTCCTTGCTGACGGCTCCGCCGCAGCGGCCGGTGATGTCGTCGCCACGGTGCACGGACCTGCCCGCGCCTTGCTGACCGCCGAGCGGACGGCGCTCAATTTGCTTTGCCATCTCAGCGGCATTGCCACGCAAACCGCGGCGATCGTCGACGCCGTGCGCGGCACCAAGGCCACGATCGTCTGCACGCGAAAGACCACGCCTGGCCTGCGTGCGCTGGAGAAGTATGCCGTGCGCGCCGGCGGCGGCGCCAATCACCGCTTCGGCCTCGGCGACGCCGTGCTGATCAAGGACAACCACATCGCGCTTGCCGGCGACATGCGCACGGCGATCGACCGCGCGCGGGCGGCGGCAGGTCACATGGTCAAGATCGAGGTCGAAGTCGATACGCTCGATCAACTCGATATCGCGCTGGCGGCAGGCGTCGACGCGGTGCTGCTGGACAACATGTCCGTCGAGCAGTTGACCGAAGCGGTGGCGATGGTCGGCGGCCGCGCCATCACCGAGGCATCCGGCCGGGTGACCGCGCAGACGGCACCTGCGATCGCCGCGACCGGGGTCGACCTGATCTCGGTCGGATGGATCACACATAGCGCGCCGATCCTTGATATTGGGCTGGATTGCCGGTAG
- the bioB gene encoding biotin synthase BioB yields the protein MDAELQLNATLRSIPGASSQWNREAAQAVYDLPFNDLLFRAQTIHRENFDPNRVQLSRLLSIKTGGCPEDCGYCSQSSHHQSGLKASKLMEVQRVIAEARKARDAGATRYCMGAAWRSPKERDMDAVIAMVEGVKALGMETCMTLGMLDLGQAQRLKQAGLDYYNHNIDTSERYYSEIISTRTFAERLDTLANVRDSGIKVCCGGIVGMGEEKADRIDMLVTLANLPEPPDSVPINMLIPIEGTPLGEAEPIEPIEFVRTIALARIMMPKSHVRLSAGRTAMSDEMQALCFFAGANSIFVGDTLLTAENPGEDKDSALFRRLGIKPMEREAQ from the coding sequence ATGGACGCCGAATTGCAGTTGAATGCCACCTTGCGGTCGATCCCGGGGGCGTCTTCCCAATGGAATCGGGAAGCGGCGCAGGCGGTCTACGACCTGCCCTTCAACGATCTGCTCTTCCGGGCTCAGACCATCCACCGCGAGAATTTCGATCCCAACCGGGTGCAGCTGTCGCGCCTGCTTTCGATCAAGACCGGCGGCTGCCCGGAGGATTGCGGCTATTGCAGCCAGTCCTCGCATCACCAGTCCGGCCTCAAGGCCTCGAAGCTGATGGAGGTTCAGCGCGTCATCGCGGAAGCCAGGAAGGCACGCGACGCGGGCGCCACGCGCTATTGCATGGGGGCCGCCTGGCGCAGCCCCAAGGAGCGCGACATGGATGCGGTGATCGCGATGGTCGAGGGCGTCAAGGCGCTCGGCATGGAGACCTGCATGACGCTCGGCATGCTCGACCTCGGCCAGGCACAGCGGCTCAAGCAAGCCGGCCTCGACTACTACAACCACAACATCGACACGTCGGAGCGCTACTACAGCGAGATCATCTCGACCCGGACCTTCGCTGAACGGCTGGACACGCTTGCCAATGTCCGCGACAGCGGCATCAAGGTCTGCTGCGGCGGCATCGTCGGCATGGGCGAGGAGAAGGCCGACCGCATCGACATGCTGGTGACGTTAGCCAACCTGCCGGAGCCGCCCGACAGCGTGCCGATCAACATGCTGATCCCGATCGAGGGCACGCCGCTCGGCGAGGCCGAACCGATCGAGCCGATCGAATTCGTGCGCACCATCGCGCTGGCCCGCATCATGATGCCGAAATCGCATGTGCGGCTCTCCGCCGGCCGCACGGCGATGAGCGACGAGATGCAGGCGCTGTGCTTCTTCGCCGGCGCCAACTCCATTTTCGTCGGCGACACCCTGCTGACCGCCGAAAACCCCGGAGAGGACAAGGACAGCGCGCTGTTCCGCCGGCTGGGCATCAAGCCGATGGAGCGCGAAGCCCAGTGA